One part of the Populus alba chromosome 18, ASM523922v2, whole genome shotgun sequence genome encodes these proteins:
- the LOC118056460 gene encoding thaumatin-like protein, whose product MSRFSYLSLFPCFLLFAHFFTFSNAATFEIRNQCAYTVWAAAVPGGGRRLDRGHSWTITANAGTTQARIWGRTRCNFNGAGRGTCETGDCNGLLQCQAYGKPPNTLAEYALNQYNNLDFFDISLVDGFNVPMDFSPVSGNCRGIRCTADINGQCPNQLRASGGCNNPCTVFRTDQYCCNSGNCGPTDYSRFFKQRCPGAYSYPKDDQTSTFTCPGGTNYRVVFCP is encoded by the coding sequence ATGAGTCGTTTTTCTTACTTATCGTTGTTTCCCTGCTTCCTTCTTTTTGCCCATTTCTTCACCTTCAGCAACGCAGCTACTTTTGAAATCCGTAACCAATGCGCTTACACTGTCTGGGCTGCGGCTGTTCCCGGTGGTGGCCGAAGACTCGACCGAGGCCATTCATGGACCATCACCGCGAATGCCGGAACAACACAAGCCCGTATTTGGGGACGGACCAGGTGCAATTTCAATGGGGCCGGGCGAGGGACGTGTGAGACAGGTGATTGCAATGGGCTCTTGCAATGCCAAGCCTACGGGAAACCCCCTAACACACTGGCTGAATATGCCTTGAACCAATACAACAACTTGGATTTCTTCGACATATCTCTTGTTGATGGGTTTAATGTTCCTATGGACTTCAGTCCAGTATCAGGCAACTGTCGTGGAATTAGGTGCACAGCTGATATCAATGGACAGTGTCCAAATCAGCTCAGGGCCAGCGGAGGCTGCAACAATCCTTGCACTGTCTTCAGGACAGATCAATACTGTTGCAATTCTGGCAACTGTGGCCCAACAGATTACTCTAGGTTTTTCAAGCAGAGGTGCCCTGGCGCTTATAGTTATCCTAAAGATGACCAAACAAGCACCTTCACCTGTCCCGGTGGAACTAATTACAGGGTTGTATTCTGCCCTTGA
- the LOC118056462 gene encoding ADP-ribosylation factor 1: MGILFSKMFSSVFGNKEARILVLGLDNAGKTTILYRLQMGEVVSTIPTIGFNVETVQYNNIKFQVWDLGGQTSIRPYWRCYFPNTQAIIYVVDSSDVDRLVIAKDEFHAILEEEELRGAIVLIFANKQDLPGALDDAAVTEALELHKIKNRQWAIFKTSAIKGEGLFEGLDWLSNTLKSGGG, from the exons ATGGGAATTTTGTTTTCCAAAATGTTCTCTTCAGTATTTGGCAACAAAGAGGCTCGGATCCTTGTTCTTGGTCTTGATAATGCTGGAAAAACTACAATCCTCT ATCGGCTTCAGATGGGCGAAGTTGTATCCACCATTCCAA CAATTGGATTTAATGTGGAAACAGTTCAGTACAACAATATCAAATTTCAAGTATGGGATCTTG GTGGGCAGACAAGCATCAG ACCATATTGGAGATGTTATTTTCCCAACACACAGGCCATTATTTATGTTGTCGATTCAAGTGACGTTGATAGGCTTGTTATAGCTAAAGATGAGTTTCATGCAATCCTGGAG GAGGAAGAGTTAAGAGGTGCTATTGTACTTATTTTTGCGAACAAGCAG GATCTTCCTGGTGCACTTGATGATGCGGCAGTGACTGAGGCTTTGGAGTTGCACAAGATCAAGAATCGACAATGGGCAATTTTTAAAACGTCTGCCATTAAAGGAGAAGGTCTTTTTGAAGGTTTGGACTG
- the LOC118056459 gene encoding thaumatin-like protein, translating into MSRFSYLSLFPCFLLFAHFITFSNAATFEIRNQCTDTVWAAAVPGGGQRLDPGQSWTITANAGTTQARIWGRTKCNFDGAGRGTCETGDCNGLLQCQAFGQPPNTLAEYALNQFNNLDFFDISLVDGFNVPMDFSPVSGNCRGIRCAADINGQCPNQLRANGGCNNPCTVFKTDEYCCNSGNCGPTEYSRFFKQRCPDAYSYPKDDQTSTFTCPGGTNYRVVFCP; encoded by the coding sequence ATGAGTCGTTTTTCTTACTTATCGTTGTTTCCCTGCTTCCTTCTTTTTGCCCATTTCATCACCTTCAGCAACGCAGCTACTTTTGAAATCCGAAACCAATGCACTGACACTGTCTGGGCCGCGGCTGTTCCCGGTGGTGGCCAAAGACTCGACCCAGGCCAGTCATGGACCATCACCGCGAATGCCGGAACAACACAGGCCCGTATTTGGGGACGGACCAAGTGCAATTTCGATGGGGCTGGGCGAGGGACGTGTGAGACAGGTGATTGCAATGGGCTCTTGCAATGCCAAGCCTTCGGGCAACCCCCTAACACACTGGCTGAATATGCATTGAACCAATTCAACAACTTGGATTTCTTCGACATATCTCTTGTTGATGGGTTTAATGTTCCTATGGACTTCAGTCCAGTATCAGGCAACTGCCGCGGAATTAGGTGCGCAGCTGATATCAATGGACAGTGCCCGAATCAGCTCAGGGCCAACGGAGGCTGCAACAATCCTTGCACTGTCTTCAAGACAGATGAATACTGTTGCAATTCTGGCAACTGTGGCCCAACTGAATACTCGAGGTTTTTCAAGCAGAGGTGCCCTGACGCTTATAGTTATCCTAAAGATGACCAAACAAGCACCTTCACCTGTCCCGGTGGAACTAATTACAGGGTTGTATTCTGCCCTTGA